From Hermetia illucens chromosome 6, iHerIll2.2.curated.20191125, whole genome shotgun sequence, one genomic window encodes:
- the LOC119658916 gene encoding peroxisomal targeting signal 1 receptor, with protein sequence MSLRQLVEPDCGGANPLVRLGTHVTRDSAYKDEGLGRGSQGLISRDVLSEDQLVNEFLGQINAPTQTFRMDALLQEMREMDAHNFQANVVKAPLVIDEVNSGAEWIREYSFEKNSDNQAGNMDFNEFWNTRLPPPGHVQQKNVQWVQEFFDVNQNGETTDGLASSINYNEFARFQDSVDGAILDGPVISNNEPLKSDEALSAKWLEEFENNKMDEAARSEEYNQKFWDKLQDEWKKISEDNDAEHPWLSEFTDYYDPYKEYSFSEENPMLKDENALEKGKEFLKQGDIPSAVLCFEAAAKQSPENAEVWELLGKSQAENEMDPNAIAALKKSLELNPNNPSVLMALAVSYTNESLQSQALKVLVTWLHSNPGYKHLVPSNLISFEEGSVTSSIIRGPELKEIQNIFLEAVKQNPNEIDADIQEALGVLFNLSSEYDKAVDCFRAAAQVRPDNAKIWNRLGASLANGNRSVEAVDAYQRALEIEPGFIRARYNVGIICMNLKAYKESVEHLLTALNMQATSFTRSGLAAATESSNQMSNTIWSTLRMVVSLMGRRDLQESLDARDLNALNLAFNSA encoded by the exons ATGTCCCTTCGCCAGTTAGTTGAGCCCGACTGCGGGGGTGCAAACCCTCTAGTGAGACTGGGGACTCATGTGACCAGGGACTCTGCGTATAAGGATGAAGGTCTTGGCCGCGGAAGTCAAGGACTAATTTCACGAGACGTTCTTTCTGAGGATCAACTGGTGAATGAGTTTCTAGGACAAATTAACGCACCCACTCAG ACATTTCGGATGGATGCGTTGCTGCAAGAAATGCGTGAGATGGATGCACATAACTTCCAGGCAAATGTTGTTAAAGCTCCACTTGTAATAGATGAAGTAAATAGCGGCGCAGAATGGATAAGGGAATATTCTTTTGAGAAAAATTCAGATAACCAGGCAGGCAATATGGATTTTAATGAG ttttggaaTACAAGGCTACCCCCACCTGGTCATGTACagcaaaaaaatgttcaatggGTTCAAGAGTTTTTTGATGTAAACCAAAAT GGAGAGACTACCGATGGATTAGCTTCTTCAATAAATTATAATGAG TTTGCCAGATTTCAAGATTCAGTTGACGGGGCTATTTTAGATGGTCCTGTGATTTCAAACAATGAACCTTTAAAATCTGATGAAGCGCTTTCGGCGAAATGGCTAGAGGaatttgaaaacaataaaatggACGAGG CTGCGAGATCTGAAGAATATAACCAAAAATTCTGGGATAAATTACAAGATGAATGGAAGAAAATATCAGAAGATAATGATGCTGAACATCCGTGGCTAAGTGAATTCACTGATTATTATGACCCATACAAG GAGTATAGTTTTTCTGAGGAAAACCCGATGCTTAAGGACGAAAATGCCCTTGAAAAGGGGAAGGAGTTCTTAAAACAAGGGGACATACCGAGTGCAGTTTTATGCTTCGAAGCAGCCGCTAAACAAAGTCCTGAAAATGCGGAAGTTTGGGAATTGTTAGGTAAATCACAGGCTGAAAACGAAATG GATCCTAACGCTATTGCTGCTCTGAAAAAGTCTTTGGAGCTGAATCCGAACAATCCGTCAGTTTTAATGGCCTTGGCAGTTTCTTACACAAATGAGAGTCTGCAAAGTCAAGCACTGAAAGTTCTGGTCACCTGGTTACATTCCAACCCTGGTTACAAACATCTTGTACCATCGAATCTTATATCATTTGAGGAAGGATCAGTAACCAGTTCAATAATTCGCGGACCagaattaaaagaaattcaaaatatattcctTGAAGCAGTAAAACAAAATCCAAATGAAATCGATGCAGATATTCAAGAAGCCTTAGGTGTTCTTTTTAATCTTTCATCAGAATATGATAAGGCAGTTGACTGTTTCCGTGCTGCGGCTCAAGTTCGGCCGGATAACGCGAAAATTTGGAATCGTCTTGGGGCAAGTTTGGCGAATGGGAATCGGTCAGTAGAAGCTGTGGATGCATATCAGAGGGCTCTTGAAATCGAACCTGGGTTTATACGTGCTCGATACAATGTTGGAATCATTTGCATGAATTTGAAAGCTTACAAGGAATCAGTGGAACATTTGCTGACCGCATTAAATATGCAAGCCACTTCTTTCACCCGTTCTGGCCTTGCCGCGGCAACGGAGAGTTCCAATCAAATGTCGAATACTATTTGGAGTACCTTGAGAATGGTTGTATCATTGATGGGCCGTCGTGATTTGCAAGAGTCGTTGGACGCTAGAGATTTGAATGCATTAAATTTGGCGTTTAATTCTGCATGA
- the LOC119658914 gene encoding protein MMS22-like has protein sequence MDFDLFELEDDDILSSVQIAPSECEATENPLPFFNCFGEDSAHTLFAKNSFIRSSYLFSEKFHLQKEVELTDWNFNNNHLSSAYILDHLFNEARLLIQSLWADIEGLKEAKLPSYWERRRRVTILLHIIRSGKFHKSYVQSGLKLVRSMLSGVVNFNMLQRIYSANSIKGNETDTPSYHFLHGFLEWTLIDLLILSEGDFEATIEDIHDESACRNLSFKNQYFDILTKLLFLTIPVYKRTKLPVLLSTSPFPCTCIKEAWLFLQLLAEKVDDRDFFWKCFNQAVDDMQKRPEKYALSIENIPEVIVFLLKGLVQLQGHRIDGSFEGTSSHRVVENYGPLEDLVNLFLKMNPAEQQLRVFVCILIPILLEWWPPKSNIPMLLWEYFYKKLNSAFFIAGSPLNNLAVSSSSGKGYLLKMKGVLGTHSIDLNHSSFTWFIVILGKTINKFVKSGHNNQVQKILGRIYSKFSTSKFLALNETGIHHLIELFLMLALNMESSDLVVKLRDKLLSIPLEKLTSNRQSCLMKGHLAMIILFAERSMDLSHYIKHLLEQISVIKNETTVVKLLAEGLGDIFEHAELFDRGEHLLIDTWLPSYLNTCTPVEQERLLEAFHNVLQKIKLNISRGVHSNTHSEIFAQAFSKHILPFVKQNFLTSFSPQIPNLAADFYIINECAPRSSSNDQLQKSLLFFIEANSINKQAVPQFLLGILSSNKAVLLDQSVIMKVWLKSLVLLSANNEDVMNLSKTVATLSDFKFISNLSPEEILSAKEPLCIFISSVGKTYSNCQDFNKKATISNKFNSYLANFDKWIIDRNEKAEVSFRYYSFIAIVIFNCAQIVYSRNKSSCFFHIAMTKFFLPHTLQIGKAPEPKFTQMVHKVWPVIIQGIGTLNFKTDPYINKTLVDLIVRWTPHLKISQNPKVVAKPFLNALSIENEPLSAFIMEKLASSFLTTQRRQLGPHACLVITIFQEIINVNTTNDAQLIIFVKQTSIILLEHLMLVDEIVPSRNMILNLLRKIFDSPVYGSRKEIREILIETLKVMAVKHLAYYTFFYFDMLTSVANLKYDLVIEIKSFLESQIAIVEEKRGGGEDQSLRSCFQKFNSTLVKISTAL, from the exons ATGGATTTTGATTTGTTTGAATTGGAAGATGATGATATTTTATCATCAGTGCAGATCGCTCCTTCAG AGTGTGAGGCGACAGAAAATCCTCTACCTTTTTTCAACTGCTTCGGAGAAGACTCCGCACATACACTTTTTGccaaaaattcattcattcgaAGTTCTTACCTGTTCAGCGAGaaatttcatcttcaaaaagaGGTCGAATTAACTGATTGGAACTTTAACAATAATCACCTTAGTTCCGCATATATTTTGGATCATCTTTTTAACGAAGCGAG GTTGCTGATTCAGAGTCTATGGGCTGATATAGAAGGTTTAAAAGAAGCAAAACTTCCATCTTACTGGGAACGAAGGCGTCGAGTAACCATATTGTTGCACATCATTAGATCGGGTAAATTTCACAAAAGTTACGTTCAAAGTGGCCTAAAACTTGTACGGTCAATGCTAAGCGGGGTAGTGAATTTCAACATGTTACAAAGAATTTATTCGGCAAACAGTATTAAGGGAAATGAG ACGGACACCCCATCTTATCATTTTCTGCATGGATTTTTAGAATGGACTCTTATagatttattaattttgtccGAAGGAGATTTTGAAGCAACCATAGAAGATATTCATGAT GAATCCGCCTGTAGAAACTTATCCTTCAAAAATCagtattttgatattttgacgAAACTATTGTTCTTAACGATTCCTGTTTATAAAAGA ACAAAACTTCCTGTTTTATTATCCACATCGCCATTTCCATGTACATGCATCAAAGAAGCTTGGCTATTTCTTCAACTTCTTGCTGAAAAAGTCGATGACAGGGATTTCTTTTGGAAATGTTTTAATCAGGCAGTTGACGATATGCAAAAAAGACCAGAAAAATATGCTCTTTCAATAGAGAATATACCAGAAGTTATAGTTTTCCTACTGAAAGGACTAGTTCAACTTCAAGGGCATAGAATTGATGGTTCATTCGAAGGAACCTCTAGTCATAGG GTGGTCGAAAATTATGGTCCATTAGAGGACTTGgtgaatttatttttgaaaatgaaccCAGCTGAACAGCAATTAAGGgtttttgtttgtattttaaTTCCTATTTTGTTGGAAtg GTGGCCTCCAAAGAGTAATATTCCAATGCTTCTATgggaatatttttataaaaaactaaATTCTGCATTCTTCATTGCTGGATCTCCATTAAACAACTTAGCGGTTTCTAG CTCTTCGGGTAAAGGCTACTTATTAAAGATGAAGGGGGTACTTGGAACTCATTCTATTGATTTGAATCATTCAAGTTTCACATGGTTCATAGTAATATTAGGAAAAACTATAAACAAATTTGTGAAATCTGGACACAATAATCAAGTGCAAAAAATCCTGGGACGAATTTACTCAAAATTTAGCACATCAAAATTTTTGGCCTTGAATGAAACCGGAATTCATCATTTAATTGAACTTTTTCTAATGTTGGCTTTGAATATGGAGTCAAGCGATCTT GTTGTAAAACTGCGCGATAAATTGCTGTCTATTCCTTTAGAAAAGCTTACATCAAATCGGCAGTCATGCCTCATGAAAGGACATTTGGCAATGATTATATTATTCGCAGAGAGATCTATGGATTTGAGCCATTATATCAAACATCTGCTGGAACAAATTTCCGTTATAAAAAATGAGACGACAGTTGTAAAATTATTAGCAGAGGGACTTGGTGATATTTTCGAACATGCCGAGCTTTTCGACAGAGGAGAACATTTATTGATAG ATACCTGGCTACCAAGTTATTTGAATACGTGTACACCTGTCGAGCAGGAGCGTCTACTGGAGGCATTTCATAATGTcctacaaaaaattaaactcAACATTAGTAGAGGCGTTCACAGCAACACACATAGTGAAATTTTTGCTCAAGCCTTTTCAAAGCACATTTTGCCATTTGTAAAACAGAATTTTCTAACAAGTTTTTCACCCCAGATTCCTAATCTGGCCGCTGACTTTTATATTATAAATGAGTGCGCGCCGAGAAGCAGTAGTAATGATCAGCTTCAAAAATCGTTATTGTTTTTTATCGAGGCCAATTCTATCAATAAACA aGCTGTGCCGCAATTCTTACTCGGAATACTATCTTCTAACAAAGCAGTACTACTAGATCAATCAGTGATAATGAAAGTGTGGCTTAAAAGTTTGGTACTCTTATCAGCAAACAATGAA gacgtgatgaatttatcCAAAACCGTGGCTACCCTCAGTGATTTCAAGTTTATAAGTAATTTATCACCAGAAGAAATTTTATCAGCCAAAGAGCCCTTGTGTATTTTCATTTCATCAGTTGGCAAAACATATTCAAATTGTCAG GATTTTAATAAGAAAGCGACTATCAGCAACAAATTCAATAGCTATCTGGCAAATTTCGACAAATGGATTATAGACCGAAATGAGAAGGCTGAAGTATCATTTCGGTATTATAGTTTTATTGCGATTGTCATATTTAATTGTGCTCAAATCGTCTACTCTAGg AATAAAAGTTCGTGCTTCTTCCACATTGCAATGACTAAATTCTTCCTTCCACATACACTACAAATTGGTAAGGCACCAGAACCAAAGTTCACACAAATGGTGCATAAGGTCTGGCCAGTTATCATTCAAGGAATAGGTACATTAAACTTTAAAACGGATCCTTATATAAATAAAACACTTGTGGATCTAATAGTGCGATGGACACCTCACTTGAAAATC TCTCAAAATCCAAAAGTCGTAGCAAAACCGTTTTTGAATGCTTTAAGTATAGAAAATGAACCCCTCTCAGCTTTTATTATGGAGAAACTGGCCTCGAGTTTTCTAACAACGCAGCGACGACAATTAGGGCCGCATGCTTGTTTGGTTATAACAATCTTCCAGGAGATTATTAATGTCAATACCACCAACGACGCTCAATTAATTATATTCGTCAAGCAAACAAGCATCATTTTATTAGAACACCTGATGTTAGTTGATGAAATTGTACCAAGTCGAAATATGATCTTAAATTTGCTACGCAAAATATTCGATTCACCAGTATACGGTTCACGTAAAGAAATTAG AGAAATATTAATTGAAACGCTGAAAGTTATGGCGGTAAAGCATTTAGCGTATTATACATTCTTTTATTTCGATATGTTAACATCAGTAGCAAATTTGAAATACGACTTGGTAATTGAGATAAAAAGCTTTTTAGAAAGTCAGATAGCAATTGTAGAAGAGAAGCGCGGTGGCGGAGAAGACCAAAGTTTAAG ATCATGCTTCCAGAAGTTCAATAGCACCTTGGTAAAAATATCGACCGCATTGTAA